The following coding sequences lie in one Opisthocomus hoazin isolate bOpiHoa1 chromosome 7, bOpiHoa1.hap1, whole genome shotgun sequence genomic window:
- the GJD2 gene encoding gap junction delta-2 protein, which produces MGEWTILERLLEAAVQQHSTMIGRILLTVVVIFRILIVAIVGETVYDDEQTMFVCNTLQPGCNQACYDQAFPISHIRYWVFQIIMVCTPSLCFITYSVHQSAKQRERRYSTVFLTLERDQDSMKREDSKKIKNTIVNGVLQNTENSTKEAEPDCLEVKEIPNPAIRTTKSKMRRQEGISRFYIIQVVFRNALEIGFLVGQYFLYGFNVPSMYECDRYPCIKEVECYVSRPTEKTVFLVFMFAVSGICVVLNLAELNHLGWRKIKMAVRGVQAKRKSIYEIRNKDLPRMSMPNFGRTQSSDSAYV; this is translated from the exons ATGGGGGAATGGACGATTCTGGAGCGGTTGCTGGAGGCCGCCGTGCAGCAGCATTCTACCATGATCGGGAG GATCCTGCTGACGGTGGTGGTGATCTTCCGGATCCTGATCGTGGCCATCGTGGGGGAGACGGTGTACGACGACGAGCAGACCATGTTCGTCTGCAACACGCTGCAGCCGGGCTGCAACCAGGCCTGCTACGACCAGGCTTTCCCCATCTCGCACATCAGGTACTGGGTCTTCCAGATCATCATGGTGTGCACACCCAGCCTCTGCTTCATAACGTACTCCGTCCACCAGTCTGCCAAGCAGAGGGAACGGAGGTACTCCACTGTCTTCCTCACCTTGGAGAGGGACCAGGACTCTATGAAGCGCGAGGACAGTAAGAAGATCAAGAACACGATTGTCAACGGGGTGCTGCAGAACACCGAGAACTCCACCAAAGAGGCGGAACCGGACTGCCTAGAAGTGAAGGAAATCCCCAACCCTGCCATCAGAACTACAAAGTCAAAGATGAGGAGGCAAGAAGGCATTTCTCGATTCTACATCATCCAAGTGGTCTTTCGAAATGCCCTAGAGATTGGATTCTTAGTGGGACAGTATTTCCTGTACGGATTCAATGTCCCTTCCATGTACGAATGTGACAGGTACCCTTGCATTAAAGAAGTAGAGTGCTATGTCTCTAGACCCACTGAGAAGACTGTGTTCTTGGTGTTCATGTTTGCTGTCAGTGGGATTTGTGTGGTGCTCAATTTGGCAGAACTGAACCACCTGGGCTGGAGAAAGATCAAAATGGCAGTGAGAGGAGTCCAGGCAAAAAGGAAATCCATATACGAAATCAGAAATAAGGACCTGCCAAGAATGAGCATGCCTAACTTTGGCAGGACTCAGTCAAGTGACTCAGCTTATGTGTGA